The Aequorivita sublithincola DSM 14238 genome window below encodes:
- a CDS encoding tRNA dihydrouridine synthase, producing the protein MASTLLSSPLQGFTDFRFRNAFNHYFGGIDTFYSPYIRLNGKLNIKQSYQLDILPENNTTLEVIPQIITNDADEFVFVAKYVQSLGYKELNWNLGCPYPMVAKSGMGSGLICNPSKIDDVLHRAHKETDILVSMKMRMGYEHAEEILEAFTILDNYPLKNIAIHARIGKQLYKGPVDLDAFEKCIIGTKHKLYYNGDITSVTAFKTIEERFPTIDHFMIGRGLIADPFLPSMIKNNTTEYPENRWEIFSEFHDTIYKQYDEYLSGPTPIKMKMLGFWEFFSQSTSNPQKAYKAIKKASNPIKYKQAVAQILNAEMKAASR; encoded by the coding sequence ATGGCTTCCACCCTACTTTCATCCCCTTTGCAGGGTTTTACAGATTTCAGGTTTCGCAACGCCTTTAATCATTATTTTGGAGGGATAGACACGTTCTATTCGCCCTATATTAGGCTTAACGGAAAACTGAACATTAAGCAATCCTATCAGCTAGATATTTTACCTGAAAACAACACCACTTTAGAAGTCATTCCGCAGATAATTACCAACGATGCCGACGAATTTGTCTTCGTTGCCAAGTACGTTCAGAGTTTAGGCTATAAAGAATTGAATTGGAATCTCGGCTGCCCCTACCCGATGGTTGCTAAATCTGGAATGGGTTCTGGTTTGATTTGTAATCCTTCAAAAATTGACGACGTTTTACACAGAGCCCACAAAGAAACTGATATTTTGGTTTCAATGAAAATGCGAATGGGCTACGAGCATGCTGAAGAAATTCTGGAAGCCTTTACTATTTTAGACAACTATCCGCTTAAAAACATCGCTATTCACGCCCGTATAGGCAAGCAACTCTACAAAGGTCCTGTGGATTTAGATGCTTTTGAAAAATGTATCATTGGCACAAAACACAAATTGTACTATAATGGCGATATTACCAGCGTAACTGCTTTTAAAACTATTGAAGAACGCTTTCCAACGATAGATCATTTTATGATTGGTCGTGGTTTAATTGCGGATCCTTTTCTGCCGAGTATGATTAAAAATAATACTACTGAATATCCCGAAAACAGATGGGAGATCTTCTCAGAATTTCACGATACTATTTATAAGCAATACGACGAATATCTTTCGGGACCAACGCCCATAAAAATGAAGATGCTTGGTTTTTGGGAGTTCTTTTCACAGTCAACATCAAATCCTCAGAAAGCATATAAAGCCATCAAAAAAGCTTCGAATCCTATAAAATACAAACAGGCGGTGGCGCAGATTTTGAATGCGGAAATGAAAGCTGCAAGTCGCTAA
- a CDS encoding ClpXP adapter SpxH family protein encodes MKNETPKTNPLLCDIETGMCETTDGNKETTSINIVQSTKKSVKLIYYTDPICSSCWGIEPQLRKLKLEYGNAIEIEYRMGGLLPNWSYNSGGISKPADVASHWDEVSVHYDMPIDGDLWLEDPLDSSYPPSIAFKAAQMQDNKKALLFLREIKEMVLLHKKNIAKWEHLATAAKTVGLNVEQLKTEFEGKAKALFEEDLKLGKELGVRGFPTIFVVNNAGNKEIVYGTRPYAFYEMAILNSNPNATKSEYSKNWENLFSIYPTLTAREYSELSGTPRKESENALNELVSKGCLEKHTTKNGAIWKFIN; translated from the coding sequence ATGAAAAACGAAACACCTAAAACCAATCCTCTTCTATGCGACATAGAAACCGGAATGTGTGAAACAACTGACGGAAATAAGGAAACTACATCTATAAACATTGTACAATCAACTAAGAAATCTGTAAAGCTAATTTACTATACAGACCCTATTTGCTCGTCGTGTTGGGGTATTGAGCCACAATTGCGTAAGCTTAAATTGGAATATGGCAATGCCATAGAGATAGAATATAGAATGGGTGGCTTATTACCAAATTGGAGTTACAACAGCGGTGGCATTAGCAAACCTGCAGATGTAGCCTCACATTGGGACGAAGTTAGTGTTCATTACGATATGCCTATTGACGGAGATCTATGGTTGGAAGATCCTTTAGACTCTTCTTATCCACCATCTATAGCATTCAAGGCAGCACAAATGCAAGATAATAAAAAAGCATTGCTATTTCTTCGTGAAATAAAAGAAATGGTTCTTTTACACAAAAAAAACATCGCCAAATGGGAACATTTAGCTACCGCCGCCAAAACTGTTGGACTTAATGTAGAACAATTGAAAACCGAATTTGAAGGTAAAGCAAAAGCCTTATTTGAAGAAGATTTAAAATTAGGAAAAGAACTTGGCGTAAGAGGATTTCCAACTATTTTCGTTGTAAATAATGCCGGGAATAAGGAAATTGTTTATGGCACCAGACCTTACGCTTTTTATGAAATGGCTATACTAAATTCAAATCCAAATGCCACTAAAAGTGAATACAGTAAAAATTGGGAAAACCTCTTTTCAATATACCCTACACTCACTGCAAGAGAGTATTCCGAACTATCAGGAACTCCAAGAAAAGAAAGTGAAAATGCCTTAAATGAATTAGTTTCAAAAGGATGTTTGGAAAAGCATACCACTAAAAATGGGGCAATTTGGAAATTCATAAACTAA
- a CDS encoding BLUF domain-containing protein has translation MKRLYTICYVSKASENTTNDDIKDIFKVTEKANNATGISGILLHSFDNFFQVLEGEKRVLEQLYEDKIKRDTRHSNIYEVFNRDMETPIFSTYLSQFLTITTSIQLDDIRKYLNANRTNSISEKLSRLLKPFMIFDE, from the coding sequence ATGAAACGTTTATACACTATATGTTATGTAAGCAAAGCATCGGAAAATACTACAAATGACGATATAAAAGATATTTTTAAAGTTACTGAAAAAGCTAATAATGCAACTGGAATAAGTGGCATATTACTGCATTCCTTCGATAACTTTTTTCAAGTTTTGGAAGGTGAAAAAAGAGTTCTTGAACAGTTGTATGAAGATAAAATAAAGAGAGATACAAGACATAGCAATATTTATGAAGTGTTTAATAGAGATATGGAAACGCCAATATTTTCAACCTATCTTTCCCAATTTCTAACTATTACTACCTCCATACAACTAGATGATATTAGGAAATACCTAAACGCCAACCGGACTAATTCCATCTCTGAAAAGTTATCTCGGTTACTAAAACCTTTTATGATATTTGATGAATAG